From the Candidatus Sericytochromatia bacterium genome, one window contains:
- a CDS encoding clostripain-related cysteine peptidase has translation MNFQSSLPHLALSLALLLTGCGMAPASAPLAAEREGSELTTRSDSPEIAAQIKANFISQDESGTLVKALPVPKKPKDVTFFSFKALDNNLAVTLPMHLNVLEKAGSNTAVNTVVLTDDVGPKNSRWYYMTQDQNLEAVVSPWVPVGKRGEVNSGHGGALASAMRQAFSNYPSRLRWLDVNNHGGGYYGIAQDDRSDAMIRLPQLAQALQRGRGAQKIDVLTFDACLMATLEVAYELRDEAKVMVASEDSSYALGMNYDTTLAALGNKVPAEPAALSRDLVLRAQRKGKQVALFTISALDLSKADKVTRAVDQLGKALLAAMPRHAPAIKKALASVKPFYVAGPDQSDFNHRDLHEVIVQLRERIDDPTLQTACAGVQDTLFNRGGVIIMSRAAREEGKIARGLSIYLPTNGVVDPIYKETAFARATRWDEFLASLR, from the coding sequence TTGAACTTCCAATCATCATTGCCCCACCTGGCGTTGAGCCTGGCCCTCTTGCTGACCGGCTGCGGAATGGCGCCGGCGTCGGCTCCGCTCGCCGCGGAACGCGAGGGGAGTGAGCTCACCACGCGTTCGGACTCGCCGGAGATTGCCGCCCAGATCAAGGCCAACTTCATCTCTCAGGATGAAAGCGGCACCCTCGTGAAAGCGCTGCCCGTTCCCAAGAAGCCGAAGGACGTGACCTTTTTCTCCTTCAAGGCGCTCGATAACAACCTGGCCGTGACCTTGCCGATGCACCTCAATGTGCTCGAGAAAGCCGGCTCGAACACGGCCGTCAACACGGTCGTGCTGACCGACGATGTGGGTCCCAAAAACTCCCGCTGGTACTACATGACGCAGGACCAGAACCTGGAAGCGGTCGTGAGCCCCTGGGTCCCGGTCGGCAAGCGCGGAGAAGTCAACTCCGGACACGGAGGGGCCCTGGCCAGTGCGATGCGCCAGGCCTTCAGCAACTACCCATCCCGCCTGCGCTGGCTGGACGTCAACAACCACGGGGGTGGGTATTACGGGATCGCACAGGACGACCGCTCCGACGCGATGATCCGTCTGCCGCAGCTGGCCCAAGCGCTGCAGCGCGGACGCGGCGCTCAGAAAATCGACGTATTGACCTTTGACGCCTGCCTGATGGCCACACTGGAGGTGGCCTATGAACTGCGGGATGAGGCCAAGGTCATGGTGGCCAGCGAAGATTCCTCTTACGCGCTGGGCATGAATTACGACACAACCCTGGCCGCCCTCGGCAACAAGGTGCCCGCGGAACCGGCGGCCCTGAGCCGTGACTTGGTGCTGCGCGCGCAGCGAAAGGGCAAGCAGGTGGCCCTGTTCACGATTTCCGCCCTCGACCTGAGCAAGGCCGACAAGGTCACCCGAGCGGTCGACCAGCTGGGCAAGGCGCTGCTCGCAGCCATGCCCCGGCACGCTCCGGCCATCAAAAAGGCCCTGGCGAGCGTCAAGCCTTTCTACGTCGCCGGCCCTGACCAGAGCGACTTCAACCACCGCGACCTGCACGAGGTGATCGTGCAGCTGCGGGAACGCATCGATGACCCGACCCTGCAAACCGCCTGCGCAGGGGTCCAAGATACCCTGTTCAATCGGGGCGGGGTGATCATCATGTCCCGGGCTGCGCGGGAGGAGGGGAAAATCGCGCGAGGCCTCTCGATCTACCTGCCGACGAATGGCGTGGTGGACCCCATCTACAAGGAAACAGCGTTTGCACGTGCGACCCGCTGGGACGAGTTTTTGGCCAGCCTTCGCTGA
- the aroA gene encoding 3-phosphoshikimate 1-carboxyvinyltransferase, with the protein MSPSSPFPLGASDTPQCREVQPARCLQGELVVPADKSMSHRAALLASLARGRSRVENFLTAQDCLDTVACLELLGVPVSWAGPTTLLVDGVGLDGLREPADALWAGNSGTTMRLLAGVAAGIPGLTVLRGDASLLRRPMARIREPLLAMGARIDGREGGRFPPLVIRGGPLRPLRWRSPVASAQVKSAVLLAGLFVEGETSVCEPAISRDHTERMLTGAGVPVWREGTTVALRGRVTPSPLDFRVPGDLSSAAFWLVAASVLPGSELRIRGVGVNPTRTGVLDVLLAMGADIRRENEQIGGGEPFCDLVVRSACLRGTTIGGEIVPRLIDELPILAVAAACADGRTLFTDVDELRHKESDRLRAIVRCFSALGVEVQETPEGLSIQGGAQILGGQVASGGDHRIAMCLAVLGLLASGPVTVVDTACVATSYPAFFSDLQRIVQR; encoded by the coding sequence ATGTCGCCCTCGTCGCCATTCCCGTTGGGGGCCTCCGACACGCCTCAATGCCGTGAGGTTCAGCCCGCGCGCTGCCTTCAGGGTGAGCTGGTGGTGCCGGCCGACAAATCGATGTCACATCGTGCTGCTTTGCTGGCGTCGCTGGCGCGGGGACGCAGTCGGGTCGAAAACTTCCTCACCGCCCAGGATTGCCTGGACACCGTGGCCTGCCTGGAGTTACTGGGCGTCCCCGTCAGCTGGGCGGGGCCGACGACCTTGTTGGTGGACGGGGTGGGGCTCGATGGCCTGCGGGAGCCGGCGGATGCGCTTTGGGCCGGAAATTCCGGCACGACGATGCGCCTGCTGGCCGGGGTGGCGGCGGGAATTCCCGGCTTGACCGTGCTGCGGGGCGATGCATCCTTGCTGCGGCGTCCGATGGCCAGAATTCGGGAACCGCTGCTGGCCATGGGGGCTCGGATCGATGGACGTGAGGGCGGACGGTTCCCCCCGCTGGTCATTCGCGGGGGCCCCTTGCGGCCGTTGCGCTGGCGATCGCCGGTGGCGAGTGCCCAGGTCAAAAGCGCGGTCCTGCTGGCGGGCTTGTTCGTGGAGGGCGAGACGAGCGTGTGCGAGCCTGCCATCTCCCGCGACCACACGGAACGGATGTTGACGGGAGCGGGGGTGCCGGTGTGGCGGGAAGGAACGACCGTGGCGCTGCGTGGTCGGGTGACGCCCTCCCCACTGGACTTCCGCGTTCCTGGCGACCTTTCCTCGGCGGCTTTCTGGCTGGTGGCCGCCAGCGTGCTTCCCGGAAGCGAACTGCGAATCCGCGGGGTCGGCGTCAATCCAACCCGTACCGGGGTGCTGGATGTGTTGTTGGCGATGGGTGCCGACATCCGGCGCGAAAATGAGCAGATTGGCGGCGGAGAGCCCTTCTGCGATCTGGTCGTCCGCAGTGCTTGTCTGCGTGGCACCACGATCGGAGGGGAGATCGTCCCGCGCTTGATCGACGAGTTGCCGATTCTGGCGGTGGCGGCCGCCTGTGCGGATGGCCGCACGCTGTTCACCGATGTGGATGAACTGCGGCACAAGGAGAGTGACCGTCTCAGGGCCATTGTTCGCTGTTTCTCCGCGCTGGGCGTGGAGGTGCAAGAAACACCCGAGGGACTGTCCATCCAGGGGGGCGCCCAGATTCTTGGGGGGCAGGTGGCGTCGGGGGGGGACCATCGCATCGCCATGTGCCTCGCGGTTCTGGGATTGCTGGCATCCGGACCCGTGACGGTGGTGGATACGGCCTGTGTGGCCACCAGTTACCCGGCTTTTTTTTCCGACCTTCAGCGGATTGTGCAGCGTTGA
- a CDS encoding isoaspartyl peptidase/L-asparaginase produces the protein MPQWAIAVHGGVGNSPDNLDGCHAAAACAADLLRDGADALEAAVAAVVKLEDDGRFNAGRGSSLRMDGETVEMDAACMDSSGRLGAVAALQRVRNPILVARAVLDTPHWLMVGDGAERFARTLGHAVFKEVTPRARAIHARVMEALASDTPYDFQDEWRTFDYKAQWNFPTAWQEVVRAHGTSTVGAVAMDANGLFAVAGSTGGSSPMLYGRVGDTPIVGCGFYAGPAGAIACTGIGEEIVKEFLARTVYGWLAEGMPLQEALDKGVALFPAESIDIGLIGVTREGGAWADNRQMPASVLSAV, from the coding sequence GTGCCACAGTGGGCGATCGCCGTGCATGGCGGCGTGGGGAATTCCCCCGATAATCTGGACGGCTGCCACGCGGCAGCGGCATGCGCCGCGGACTTGTTACGCGACGGGGCAGACGCCCTGGAAGCCGCAGTCGCCGCGGTGGTCAAACTGGAGGATGACGGCCGCTTCAACGCCGGTCGTGGTTCCAGCCTGCGCATGGACGGCGAGACCGTGGAGATGGACGCGGCCTGCATGGATTCCTCCGGCCGGCTGGGTGCCGTGGCGGCGCTGCAACGCGTGCGCAATCCGATTCTGGTGGCCCGAGCGGTCCTGGATACGCCCCACTGGCTCATGGTGGGAGACGGGGCGGAACGCTTCGCGCGGACCCTGGGACACGCCGTTTTCAAGGAAGTCACTCCCCGGGCCCGCGCCATTCACGCCAGGGTCATGGAAGCTTTGGCGTCGGACACGCCCTACGACTTCCAAGACGAATGGCGCACCTTTGACTACAAGGCGCAGTGGAACTTTCCGACGGCCTGGCAGGAGGTTGTCCGGGCGCACGGGACCAGCACCGTGGGCGCCGTGGCCATGGATGCGAACGGTCTGTTTGCCGTGGCCGGCTCGACCGGCGGCTCGAGCCCGATGCTGTACGGTCGTGTGGGCGACACGCCGATTGTCGGCTGTGGGTTCTATGCCGGGCCAGCCGGGGCGATCGCCTGCACGGGCATTGGCGAAGAGATCGTCAAGGAATTCCTCGCCCGAACCGTCTACGGCTGGCTGGCAGAGGGAATGCCCCTGCAGGAGGCGCTGGATAAGGGCGTGGCACTGTTCCCTGCCGAGAGCATCGACATCGGACTGATCGGTGTGACGCGCGAGGGTGGGGCCTGGGCTGACAACCGGCAGATGCCCGCCAGCGTCCTTTCGGCCGTCTGA
- a CDS encoding adenylate/guanylate cyclase domain-containing protein: MSNLSEAPLPVRGAYRDVTVLFSDLEGFTSMAERLPPEAVVALLNEYFAGMAEVVEQFRGRIDKYIGDAMLVVWEQEQAEGAGLATQAALRMQSDLAALQSKWLSEGKLPLKCRIGISSGKVIEGMIGGPARQERTVIGDAVNTASRLEALNKVYHTDIILGRSTYDLVAERACVRPLGIVTIKGRQEPLEVFALTGWGGQDLG; this comes from the coding sequence GTGTCGAATCTCTCGGAGGCGCCTCTGCCGGTCAGAGGCGCCTATCGTGATGTGACGGTGCTGTTCTCCGACCTGGAAGGCTTCACCTCGATGGCGGAACGCCTCCCGCCGGAAGCCGTGGTGGCGCTGCTGAATGAATACTTCGCCGGCATGGCCGAGGTAGTTGAACAATTCAGGGGGCGGATCGACAAGTACATCGGTGACGCGATGCTGGTGGTCTGGGAGCAAGAACAAGCCGAAGGCGCGGGCCTGGCCACCCAGGCCGCCCTGCGGATGCAATCAGACCTCGCGGCCCTGCAATCAAAATGGCTCAGCGAAGGGAAATTACCGCTCAAATGCCGCATCGGCATCAGCAGTGGCAAGGTCATCGAGGGCATGATCGGAGGCCCCGCCCGACAGGAGCGAACCGTCATCGGGGACGCCGTCAACACGGCTTCTCGCCTGGAGGCCCTCAACAAGGTCTACCACACCGACATCATTCTGGGGCGTAGCACCTACGACCTCGTCGCCGAGCGCGCGTGCGTGAGGCCCTTGGGCATCGTGACCATCAAAGGCCGCCAGGAGCCGCTCGAGGTGTTTGCCCTGACGGGTTGGGGGGGGCAGGACCTTGGCTGA
- the lepB gene encoding signal peptidase I yields the protein MSEKTYHLGPDEATSPSLPPPPPPSNTLWRRAVAYWKAPKSKNREYIETFVIAVSLALFVRATVAEARFIPSESMLPTLEVGDRLIVEKLTYLFAPIERGDIVVFTPPPRAMSNGNAFIKRVVGLPGETIDIRDGRVFIDGRLLKEPYILEAPRYPDPDWERLGMPEGRIPSDAVFVMGDNRNNSQDSHVWGALPIRNVIGQTVFRFWPFPRLGPIAS from the coding sequence GTGAGCGAAAAAACCTACCATCTCGGACCGGACGAGGCGACCAGCCCATCTTTGCCGCCCCCTCCGCCGCCGTCCAACACGCTGTGGCGACGGGCTGTCGCTTACTGGAAGGCCCCCAAGAGCAAGAACCGCGAGTACATCGAAACCTTCGTCATCGCGGTGTCATTGGCGCTTTTCGTGCGCGCCACCGTGGCCGAGGCTCGCTTCATTCCATCGGAGTCGATGCTGCCGACGTTGGAGGTTGGCGATCGCCTGATTGTCGAAAAACTGACCTACCTGTTTGCCCCGATCGAGCGCGGAGACATTGTGGTCTTCACGCCGCCGCCGCGCGCCATGAGCAATGGCAACGCCTTCATCAAGCGCGTCGTCGGACTACCAGGCGAGACGATCGACATCCGCGATGGCCGGGTTTTCATCGACGGGCGCCTGCTCAAGGAACCATACATCCTGGAGGCGCCCCGCTACCCCGACCCCGATTGGGAGCGACTGGGCATGCCGGAGGGCCGCATTCCCTCGGACGCTGTTTTCGTGATGGGGGACAACCGCAACAACAGTCAGGACAGCCACGTCTGGGGGGCACTCCCGATTCGCAACGTGATTGGCCAGACGGTCTTTCGTTTCTGGCCATTTCCCAGACTCGGCCCGATCGCCTCTTGA
- a CDS encoding SpoIID/LytB domain-containing protein, translated as MLSRSALLGLVLFSTATGAAEAMPAELRVGVLDGVSRAVVAASTPAQIFNAQGQAIGKMDALQGWSASVQAGQVRLQGPRGQAVTLGQVGYIIGTAAENTVPLVFAGPRWYRGNLELRAGNTGLVVINRTDLENYLNGVVPSEMSATWPMEALSCQAIAARSYALANLNKHGRRGYDVCDTDECQVYRGVGIEAASTNQAVAGTRGIVLMQNGRVLPAFFHASSGGYTENSEDVWIQKLDHIRAVPDYDQNSPHFTWYKNVPAATLANRLANRGVRVGGLRELQPVSRSYSGRVRTVRVVGTLGTATISGETLRTAAGLASTLFNLAPRGHANGKPTEFAFAGRGWGHGLGMSQWGARRLAEGGYSASQILSHYYPGATLQPAP; from the coding sequence GTGTTATCCCGTTCCGCCCTGCTGGGGCTCGTACTGTTCTCAACAGCCACCGGTGCGGCTGAGGCCATGCCGGCCGAGTTGCGCGTCGGGGTTCTGGATGGCGTGTCCCGCGCCGTGGTGGCCGCCTCCACGCCCGCGCAGATTTTCAATGCGCAGGGACAGGCGATCGGCAAGATGGACGCCCTGCAAGGCTGGTCGGCGTCAGTTCAGGCCGGACAGGTGCGTTTGCAGGGCCCCCGCGGTCAGGCCGTGACGCTCGGTCAGGTGGGCTACATCATCGGCACGGCGGCCGAAAATACCGTTCCGCTGGTCTTCGCCGGGCCACGCTGGTATCGAGGTAACCTGGAGTTGCGCGCGGGGAACACAGGCTTGGTGGTGATCAATCGGACCGATCTCGAGAATTACCTCAATGGCGTGGTGCCGTCGGAAATGTCGGCGACCTGGCCGATGGAGGCCTTGTCGTGTCAGGCGATCGCCGCGCGCTCCTATGCCCTCGCCAACCTCAACAAGCACGGGCGTCGCGGCTACGACGTTTGCGACACGGATGAGTGCCAGGTCTATCGGGGCGTGGGAATCGAGGCGGCATCCACCAATCAAGCCGTGGCCGGCACACGGGGCATCGTGCTGATGCAAAATGGGCGGGTCCTGCCGGCCTTTTTCCACGCCTCCTCAGGCGGCTACACCGAGAACAGCGAGGACGTCTGGATCCAAAAGCTGGATCACATCCGGGCGGTGCCGGACTATGACCAGAACTCACCACACTTCACCTGGTACAAGAACGTGCCGGCGGCCACCCTGGCCAACCGACTCGCGAATCGGGGCGTGCGCGTCGGGGGGCTACGGGAACTCCAGCCGGTCTCTCGCTCCTATTCGGGCCGCGTGCGCACGGTACGTGTCGTGGGCACCCTCGGCACCGCCACCATTTCAGGGGAAACGCTGCGCACGGCGGCTGGACTCGCCAGCACGCTCTTCAATCTGGCGCCACGCGGCCACGCCAACGGCAAGCCCACGGAATTCGCCTTTGCCGGGCGCGGCTGGGGCCACGGCCTCGGCATGTCGCAGTGGGGCGCCCGCCGACTGGCAGAAGGTGGCTACAGCGCCAGCCAGATTCTCAGCCATTATTACCCTGGCGCGACCCTGCAGCCTGCGCCTTGA